GGAAGAAGAGTATCCAAAGCAGATTTTTTCAATGATGGGACTTCACCCTTGTTATGTAAAGCCGGAATCTTGGGAAAAGGAACTGGAGATTGTTAAAAATTATCTTGATCAAAGACATTTTCCTGCAATAGGAGAGATCGGAATTGATTTATATTGGGATAAAACTACTCTTGATATTCAGGTAAAGGCTTTTGAACAGCAGATCGATTGGGCTATAGAAAAGGATCTTCCCATTGTGATCCACACAAGAGAAAGCTTTGATGAAACATTCGAAGTGTTGGAAAGAAAAAAGCATCCAAAATTAAGAGGGATTTTCCACTGTTTCTCTGGAAATCTGGAGCAGGCAAAACATGCCATAGACCTGAACTTCATTTTAGGAATAGGTGGGGTAGTAACTTTTAAAAATGGAAAAATAGACCAGTTTCTGAATGAAATTCCTTTAGATAAAATTGTACTTGAAACAGACTCTCCTTATTTGGCTCCTGTTCCCCATAGAGGAAAAAGAAATGAAAGTTCATACCTTGATTTAGTTGCCGGGAAACTGGTAGATATCTATGGTAAGGATTTTTCTGAGATAGATAGAATTACTACAGAGAACGCAAGAAATATTTTTCATACTTAAAAAATATGAAATTGCTTCCTAACATTACTTCATTAAGGTTTTTCCTGGCTTTCCTGGTTATGATCTTTCATATCCCACAGTTTTTTGGAAATAGAGGACTAGCGACATTCAATGATTTGCCTATATTTAATAAAGGAAGTGAAGCGGTATATATGTTTTTTTCTTTAAGTGGTTTTCTTATTATCAGACAGCTATTTGAAGAGAAGACAATTTCAGGAAGAATTGATTTGAAGAATTTCTATATAAGACGAATGCTCAGGATTTTTCCGTTGTATTATCTTGTTGCCATTATAGGAATGCTTTATTACCATGTCATTCTTCCTAAAATGGGATTTGATTTTCAGAGTAATTATAACCTTTTAGAGGGTATAATTCTCCTGTTTACATTTTTTCCTAATGTTTTTGCTGTTGCAAGACCTGGAGGAATTCTCGAAATGCTTTGGTCTATAGGGGTTGAAGAGCAGTTTTATCTTTTGGTAGCACCCCTTATTCTTCTGGTTCCACAAAAATATATCAAAGCCTTTTTATTTATTTTTAGCTTTCTGTTTATTGGTTTATACTTTACCCCTGCCTTAAGCTTTTTAAGTAAATATCAAATGATGTTTTTCTATTTTTCTTTTACGGGGTGGTGTTCTTTGTTGAGAATTAAAGACAGTAGGTATAATAGCTTTATATGTATTGTAAGTAGTATTCTGTTACTCATTTACTTTACAACTGATATTTTCATCAATAATATGTCAGATTTACAATATCATATCTTTGGAATGGTATTATTTGGCGTGTTCCTTATTTTTTTCACCCATAAACCTATTCGTTTTTTTGAGAATAAAAGCCTTATTCACCTTGGGAAAATTTCTTACGGGATCTACATGTATCATGCTATTGTAATGCAACCTGTAGGATTTATCCTCCTTAAGGCCGTTTCCAAATACAAGTTAAGTGATCCCGTAATTATTATTTCTAGTTTTCTTTTGGTAATACTGATTACTATACTCATTTCTCATCTCTCGTATCAATATTTTGAAAAGAGATTTCTTGTTTTAAAAAATAAGTATAGAACAGCGTCCCGCTAAGAACTATTTTTTTCTGGTAAAGTTTTTATTCTTAGGTTTTTTAAATCCAGTCGGAGCCGCAGTACCAGCAGGTTTCTTATTGTTCTTATTCGGTCTGGAGCTATTGCTAGAAGTCTTAGGTCTTTCAGAACCGCCAGAAAAAGGTTTGTTATTAGAATCTCTTTTCTGTGCAACCAAATCATCAGTGTGGAACGGATGGTTTTTGATTACCGGAATCTTCTTTCCAATAAGTTTCTCTGTATTTTTTAGGTTTAAAAGGTCTAGTCCGTCTACAAATGAGATAGAATTTCCTTCAGCACCAGCTCTTCCTGTTCTTCCGATTCTGTGTACATAAGTTTCAGAAACGTCTGATAGCTCAAAGTTGATAACGAATTTTAGCTCATCAATGTCAATTCCTCTTGCGGCAATATCTGTTGCTACAAGAACCCTTGTTTTTCCGGATTTGAAATTATTAAGAGCATTCTGTCTTGCATTTTGAGATTTGTTACCGTGAATGGCTTCTGCAGAGATATTGTCTTTTTGAAGCTTTCTTGCGATTTTATCGGCTCCGTGTTTCGTTCTTGCAAATACCAATACAGATTCTGAAATATCATTTTCCAGGATGTGGGATAATAAATTCAATTTATTGTCCTTTTCTACAAAATAAACAGATTGTTTGATGGTATCTGCTGTAGAAGAAACTGGTGTAACTTCTACCTTTATCGGATTGTTTAGGATTGAGTTAGCAAGCTTCTGAATCTCACCAGGCATTGTTGCTGAAAAGAATAAAGTTTGTCTTTTCTGAGGTAAAAGCTTGATGATTCTTTTAACATCATGTACAAAGCCCATGTCAAGCATTCTGTCAGCTTCATCAAGGACAAATATTTCAATATTTTTTAAGCTGATAATTCCCTGTGCAATAAAATCAAGAAGTCTTCCTGGTGTTGCAACCAAAATATCAATTCCTTTTCTTAAAGCTGCTTCCTGATTTCCTTGCTTTACGCCTCCAAAAATAACAAGTTGCTTTAAAGGAAGGTATTTACCGTAAGCATTAATGTTTTCCTCAATTTGAATAGCCAACTCTCTGGTTGGAGTAAGGATTAATGCCTTTATATGTTTATTCGGAATTTTATTTTTAGATAAGTTCTGTAAAATAGGGATAGAAAAAGCTGCTGTTTTTCCAGTTCCTGTCTGTGCACAGCCTAAAAAGTCTCTGCCATCTAAAATATCAGGAATTGATCTTTCCTGAATGGGTGTTGGAGTTGTATATCCTTGTTCCTTAATTGCTTTCGCAATAGGTTCTATTAAGTTTAAGTCTGTAAAATTCAAATGAATTATTTTAAAATTTATATAAAAATTCTTTCTGTTTGAAAGAATTGCATCCTGCAAAGGTAGTCTAAAAAAAATTAAAAATTTCGCATTATTCTTTTTGACTGATTATGGAGTTATTGGTTTCTTCATGTATAAGGAATTAGATGAGAAATGGCTGCCCAGTATAGGCAGCCATTTGTTTTTATATTATAATTATTAAGTTCTTATTTGAATCGGTATCCTAGACCAGCCTGGAAAAATCCAATATTAACTGGAGAAGAGGTTTCAAAGAAATTGAAATTATATCGTGCATCAACGAAAATATGTTTATTAATCTTATATTCCGTACCTAGGAAAGGAAATATCATCATTTTTTTTATCCCATCATTGTCAGCTGCATCTTCATAAGTATCA
This genomic interval from Chryseobacterium joostei contains the following:
- a CDS encoding TatD family hydrolase → MIDTHTHLYAEEFDEDRREAIQRGLDKGITEFYLPAIDSESHEKMLQLEEEYPKQIFSMMGLHPCYVKPESWEKELEIVKNYLDQRHFPAIGEIGIDLYWDKTTLDIQVKAFEQQIDWAIEKDLPIVIHTRESFDETFEVLERKKHPKLRGIFHCFSGNLEQAKHAIDLNFILGIGGVVTFKNGKIDQFLNEIPLDKIVLETDSPYLAPVPHRGKRNESSYLDLVAGKLVDIYGKDFSEIDRITTENARNIFHT
- a CDS encoding acyltransferase family protein; its protein translation is MKLLPNITSLRFFLAFLVMIFHIPQFFGNRGLATFNDLPIFNKGSEAVYMFFSLSGFLIIRQLFEEKTISGRIDLKNFYIRRMLRIFPLYYLVAIIGMLYYHVILPKMGFDFQSNYNLLEGIILLFTFFPNVFAVARPGGILEMLWSIGVEEQFYLLVAPLILLVPQKYIKAFLFIFSFLFIGLYFTPALSFLSKYQMMFFYFSFTGWCSLLRIKDSRYNSFICIVSSILLLIYFTTDIFINNMSDLQYHIFGMVLFGVFLIFFTHKPIRFFENKSLIHLGKISYGIYMYHAIVMQPVGFILLKAVSKYKLSDPVIIISSFLLVILITILISHLSYQYFEKRFLVLKNKYRTASR
- a CDS encoding DEAD/DEAH box helicase, whose translation is MNFTDLNLIEPIAKAIKEQGYTTPTPIQERSIPDILDGRDFLGCAQTGTGKTAAFSIPILQNLSKNKIPNKHIKALILTPTRELAIQIEENINAYGKYLPLKQLVIFGGVKQGNQEAALRKGIDILVATPGRLLDFIAQGIISLKNIEIFVLDEADRMLDMGFVHDVKRIIKLLPQKRQTLFFSATMPGEIQKLANSILNNPIKVEVTPVSSTADTIKQSVYFVEKDNKLNLLSHILENDISESVLVFARTKHGADKIARKLQKDNISAEAIHGNKSQNARQNALNNFKSGKTRVLVATDIAARGIDIDELKFVINFELSDVSETYVHRIGRTGRAGAEGNSISFVDGLDLLNLKNTEKLIGKKIPVIKNHPFHTDDLVAQKRDSNNKPFSGGSERPKTSSNSSRPNKNNKKPAGTAAPTGFKKPKNKNFTRKK